One genomic window of Streptomyces sp. WP-1 includes the following:
- a CDS encoding MMPL family transporter, which yields MATFLYRIGRLAFRRRHFVALIWVALLTLAGVGAASAPTAGNSSFSIPGTEAQKAFDLLEQRFPGMSADGATARVVFKAPAGEKMTDKVNKAAVDKTVRELGHGSEVASVADPYTGHAVSRDGSIAYASVKYKVSGMELKDSSRDALKDAAQQARASGLTVEIGGDALTAMPEEGAGELIGIGIAAVVLVITFGSLLAAGLPLLTALIGVGIGVSSITALASALDLGSTTSTLAMMIGLAVGIDYALFIVSRYRAELAEGREREEAAGRAVGTAGSAVVFAGLTVVIALVGLSVVNIPMLTKMGVAAAGTVAIAVLIALTMIPALLGYAGRKVKPAGEKSRLLGGGRPAKKPGRPNMGTRWASFVVRRPVAVLLLGVIGLGAAAVPVSSLELGLPDDGSQPTSTTQRRAYDLLSEGFGAGFNGPLMVVVDAKGSAHPKTAFSEVGKEIKGLKDVVAVTPATPNKAADTAIITVVPKSKPSSKSTEDLVHAIRGKGADITAKTDAKLLVTGSTAMNIDVSQRLNDALLPYLALVVGLAFLLLIVVFRSVLVPLKAALGFLLSVLAALGAVVAVFQWGWLSGLMNVQQTGPVMSMMPIFMVGVVFGLAMDYEVFLVTRMREAYVHGEKPTQAVVTGFRHGARVVTAAAVIMIAVFSGFIGSSESMVKMIGFGLAIAVFFDAFVVRMAIVPAVLALLGKRAWWLPKWLDRILPNVDVEGEGLRTLAADGKEDERELVRA from the coding sequence GTGGCCACATTCCTGTACCGAATCGGCCGGCTCGCCTTCCGGCGACGGCATTTCGTCGCCCTGATATGGGTCGCGCTGCTCACCCTCGCCGGGGTGGGCGCCGCCTCCGCGCCGACCGCCGGCAACTCCTCCTTCTCGATCCCCGGTACCGAGGCCCAGAAGGCCTTCGACCTGCTGGAGCAGCGCTTCCCCGGGATGAGCGCCGACGGCGCCACCGCCCGGGTCGTCTTCAAGGCGCCGGCCGGCGAGAAGATGACCGACAAGGTCAACAAGGCCGCCGTCGACAAGACCGTGCGCGAGCTGGGCCACGGCTCCGAGGTCGCCTCGGTCGCCGACCCCTACACCGGGCACGCCGTCAGCCGGGACGGCTCCATCGCCTACGCCTCGGTGAAGTACAAGGTCTCCGGCATGGAGCTGAAGGACTCCTCGCGCGACGCGCTGAAGGACGCCGCACAGCAGGCGCGGGCCTCCGGGCTGACCGTCGAGATCGGCGGCGACGCGCTCACCGCGATGCCCGAGGAGGGCGCCGGTGAGCTGATCGGCATCGGCATCGCCGCCGTCGTCCTCGTCATCACCTTCGGCTCCCTGCTCGCGGCCGGGCTGCCGCTGCTGACCGCGCTCATCGGCGTGGGCATCGGCGTCTCCTCCATCACCGCGCTGGCCTCCGCCCTCGATCTGGGCTCCACCACCTCCACGCTGGCGATGATGATCGGCCTCGCGGTCGGCATCGACTACGCCCTGTTCATCGTCTCCCGCTACCGCGCCGAACTCGCCGAGGGCCGCGAACGCGAGGAGGCGGCGGGCCGCGCCGTCGGCACGGCGGGCTCCGCGGTGGTCTTCGCCGGTCTGACCGTCGTCATCGCCCTGGTCGGCCTGTCCGTCGTCAACATCCCGATGCTGACCAAGATGGGCGTCGCGGCGGCGGGCACGGTCGCCATCGCCGTACTGATCGCGCTCACGATGATCCCCGCGCTGCTCGGCTACGCCGGCCGCAAGGTCAAGCCGGCCGGTGAGAAGAGCAGGCTGCTCGGCGGCGGCCGTCCGGCGAAGAAGCCGGGCCGCCCCAACATGGGCACCCGCTGGGCGAGTTTCGTCGTACGACGCCCCGTCGCGGTCCTCCTCCTCGGCGTGATCGGCCTCGGCGCGGCGGCCGTCCCGGTCTCCTCCCTCGAACTGGGCCTGCCCGACGACGGCTCCCAGCCCACCTCCACCACCCAGCGCCGCGCCTACGACCTGCTGTCCGAGGGCTTCGGCGCCGGCTTCAACGGTCCCCTGATGGTCGTCGTCGACGCCAAGGGCAGCGCCCACCCCAAGACGGCCTTCAGCGAGGTCGGCAAGGAGATCAAGGGCCTCAAGGACGTCGTCGCGGTCACCCCGGCCACGCCCAACAAGGCGGCCGACACGGCGATCATCACGGTCGTCCCCAAGTCCAAGCCGTCCTCGAAGTCCACCGAGGACCTGGTGCACGCGATCCGCGGCAAGGGCGCGGACATCACCGCGAAGACGGACGCCAAGCTCCTGGTGACCGGCTCGACGGCGATGAACATCGACGTCTCCCAGCGCCTGAACGACGCGCTGCTGCCCTACCTCGCCCTGGTGGTCGGCCTCGCCTTCCTCCTCCTGATCGTGGTCTTCCGCTCGGTCCTCGTCCCGCTGAAGGCGGCCCTGGGCTTCCTGCTCAGCGTGCTCGCGGCGCTCGGCGCGGTCGTCGCGGTCTTCCAGTGGGGCTGGCTGTCCGGCCTGATGAACGTCCAGCAGACCGGCCCGGTCATGTCGATGATGCCGATCTTCATGGTGGGCGTGGTGTTCGGGCTCGCGATGGACTACGAGGTCTTCCTCGTCACCCGGATGCGGGAGGCGTACGTCCACGGCGAGAAGCCGACCCAGGCCGTGGTGACCGGCTTCCGGCACGGCGCCCGCGTCGTCACCGCCGCCGCTGTCATCATGATCGCCGTCTTCTCCGGCTTCATCGGCTCCAGCGAGTCCATGGTCAAGATGATCGGCTTCGGCCTCGCCATCGCCGTCTTCTTCGACGCGTTCGTCGTCCGCATGGCGATCGTCCCGGCTGTCCTCGCCCTGCTGGGCAAGCGCGCCTGGTGGCTGCCGAAGTGGCTGGACCGGATCCTGCCCAACGTGGACGTCGAGGGCGAGGGCCTGCGCACCCTGGCCGCCGACGGCAAGGAGGACGAGCGGGAGCTGGTACGCGCCTGA
- a CDS encoding helix-turn-helix transcriptional regulator, translated as MNDGVDEAGWDVEPGDEIEPVVQAVGRLLRVCREAAGLRPGELAEVLGYGEDLIRKIERGQRIPRPEFLDKADHVLHANGHLRAFMEDMRRARYPKKVRQLKELEDRAVEMLLYSNHNIHGLLQTAEYMTALYEVRQPPLARDVIEREVAGRTGRQSVFGREPVPSLSFIQEQVTLERPIGGKMVLRHQLEHLLEISQLRNVSIQVMPTEREDHAGMHGPLEVLKFADGTAIGRSDGAFNGRPVESPRDLRILELRYGMIRTQALPPRESRAFIEHALGRL; from the coding sequence GTGAACGACGGTGTGGACGAGGCCGGTTGGGACGTCGAGCCCGGTGACGAGATCGAACCGGTGGTGCAGGCGGTGGGGCGGCTGCTGAGGGTGTGCCGGGAGGCGGCGGGGCTGCGCCCCGGTGAGCTGGCGGAAGTGCTCGGGTACGGCGAGGACCTGATCCGGAAGATCGAGCGCGGCCAGCGCATCCCACGCCCGGAGTTCCTGGACAAGGCCGACCATGTCCTGCACGCGAACGGCCATCTCCGGGCCTTCATGGAGGACATGAGACGGGCCCGGTACCCGAAGAAGGTACGCCAGCTGAAGGAGCTGGAGGACCGGGCCGTGGAGATGCTGCTGTACAGCAACCACAACATCCATGGGCTGTTGCAGACGGCCGAGTACATGACCGCGCTCTACGAGGTACGGCAGCCTCCACTCGCGCGGGACGTCATCGAGCGGGAGGTCGCCGGGCGCACGGGACGCCAGTCGGTCTTCGGCCGGGAACCGGTTCCGTCGCTCAGCTTCATCCAGGAACAGGTCACGCTGGAGCGCCCGATCGGTGGGAAAATGGTGCTGCGTCATCAGCTTGAACACCTGCTGGAGATCAGCCAGTTGCGCAACGTCTCGATCCAGGTCATGCCTACCGAACGGGAGGACCACGCCGGGATGCACGGCCCGCTGGAGGTGCTGAAATTCGCCGACGGCACCGCGATCGGCCGGTCCGACGGAGCCTTCAACGGACGCCCGGTCGAAAGCCCCCGGGACCTTCGGATCCTTGAGCTGCGCTATGGGATGATCCGCACGCAGGCGCTCCCACCAAGGGAGTCAAGGGCCTTCATCGAGCACGCGCTGGGGAGACTATGA
- a CDS encoding DUF397 domain-containing protein has protein sequence MSTPELHWFKSSYSSSNEPGECVEVAATPATVHVRDSKTPHTAHLTVAPSAWVDFVAQVGGHR, from the coding sequence ATGAGCACGCCGGAACTCCACTGGTTCAAGAGCAGCTACAGCAGCAGCAACGAGCCCGGCGAATGCGTCGAGGTGGCCGCCACTCCCGCCACGGTCCACGTCCGTGACTCGAAGACCCCCCACACCGCGCACCTGACCGTCGCCCCCTCCGCCTGGGTGGATTTCGTCGCCCAGGTCGGTGGGCATCGCTAG
- a CDS encoding DUF397 domain-containing protein, whose product MSTAELHWFKSSYSSSGEPGDCVEVAVTPAMVHVRDSKTPHTVHLTVTPAAWSDFLKCAVAKA is encoded by the coding sequence ATGAGCACCGCGGAGCTGCACTGGTTCAAGAGCAGCTACAGCAGCAGTGGCGAGCCCGGCGACTGCGTCGAGGTGGCTGTCACCCCCGCCATGGTGCACGTCCGCGACTCGAAGACCCCCCACACCGTGCATCTGACCGTTACCCCGGCTGCCTGGTCGGATTTTCTGAAGTGTGCTGTCGCGAAGGCGTGA
- a CDS encoding YbaK/EbsC family protein, which produces MTTAATDADGSGAHPRFAQALKELGLEEVLGRARRFPEGTRTAVEAAAAVGCELSQICKSLVFAADGVPVLVLMDGASRVDVDRVREELGVEKVGRADAQAVREVTGYAIGGVPPFGHRTSTRVLADRSLLAHDVVWAAAGTPYAVFPIEPKELVTHAQATLVDVREQTS; this is translated from the coding sequence ATGACGACAGCCGCCACCGACGCCGACGGATCGGGAGCGCACCCGCGTTTCGCGCAAGCGTTGAAGGAGCTGGGCCTGGAGGAGGTGCTCGGGCGGGCCCGGAGGTTTCCCGAGGGGACCCGGACCGCCGTGGAGGCCGCCGCGGCCGTGGGATGTGAACTCAGCCAGATCTGCAAGTCGTTGGTGTTCGCCGCCGACGGGGTGCCGGTGCTCGTGCTCATGGACGGGGCGTCCCGGGTGGACGTGGACCGGGTCCGGGAAGAGCTGGGGGTCGAGAAGGTGGGGCGGGCCGACGCGCAGGCGGTGCGGGAGGTCACCGGCTACGCCATCGGGGGCGTGCCGCCCTTCGGACACCGCACCAGCACCCGGGTGCTCGCCGACCGCTCACTGCTCGCGCACGACGTGGTGTGGGCCGCCGCGGGCACGCCGTACGCCGTCTTCCCGATCGAACCGAAGGAACTCGTCACCCACGCACAGGCCACGCTCGTGGATGTGCGCGAGCAGACTTCATGA
- a CDS encoding NAD(P)-dependent oxidoreductase, with amino-acid sequence MSDKPIVSVLGTGIMGAAMARNLCRAGLEVRVWNRTRDKAEPLAADGARVTGTPAEAVEGADVVLTMLYDGNTVLEVMREAAPALRRGAAWAQSTTAGSELTGDLAAFADAHGLLFYDAPVLGTKEPAEAGKLTVLAAGPEEGRAAVTPVFDAVGAKTLWTGEDGAEGSASRLKLVANSWVLAVTAATGETLALAKGLGVDPQKFFELIGGGPLDMGYLRAKSQVLLEGKLTPASFAVTTAEKDARLIVAAGKGNGVRLDVAEATAERLARAAARGHGEEDMAAAYFASFEEFEEKDGD; translated from the coding sequence ATGAGCGACAAGCCGATCGTCAGCGTCCTGGGTACCGGCATCATGGGCGCCGCCATGGCCCGCAATCTGTGCCGGGCGGGGCTTGAGGTGCGCGTCTGGAACCGCACCCGGGACAAGGCCGAGCCGCTGGCCGCCGACGGCGCCCGGGTCACCGGCACCCCCGCCGAAGCCGTCGAGGGCGCCGATGTCGTCCTGACGATGCTCTACGACGGCAACACCGTCCTGGAGGTCATGCGGGAGGCCGCGCCCGCCCTGCGCCGCGGGGCCGCCTGGGCGCAGTCCACCACCGCCGGGTCCGAGCTGACCGGCGACCTGGCGGCCTTCGCCGACGCGCACGGGCTGCTCTTCTACGACGCCCCCGTGCTCGGCACCAAGGAGCCCGCCGAGGCCGGGAAGCTCACCGTGCTCGCGGCCGGGCCCGAGGAGGGGCGCGCGGCGGTCACGCCGGTGTTCGACGCGGTCGGCGCCAAGACCCTGTGGACCGGCGAGGACGGGGCCGAGGGCAGCGCCAGCAGGCTGAAGCTGGTCGCCAACAGCTGGGTGCTCGCCGTCACCGCGGCCACCGGCGAGACGCTGGCCCTCGCCAAGGGCCTCGGCGTCGACCCGCAGAAGTTCTTCGAGCTGATCGGCGGCGGCCCGCTCGACATGGGGTACCTGCGGGCCAAGTCCCAGGTGCTGCTGGAGGGCAAGCTGACCCCGGCGTCGTTCGCGGTGACCACCGCCGAGAAGGACGCCCGGCTCATCGTGGCCGCGGGCAAGGGGAACGGCGTACGCCTCGACGTGGCCGAGGCCACCGCCGAACGGCTCGCCCGCGCGGCCGCCCGGGGACACGGCGAGGAGGACATGGCCGCCGCGTACTTCGCCAGCTTCGAGGAGTTCGAGGAGAAGGACGGGGACTGA
- a CDS encoding DUF1876 domain-containing protein, which yields MMHTAVGWHVELEFEEDGQHTRAAALVRLPDGSEVRGHGHASRHHIDNDQPRVGEEIAGARALNQIAMELLNKAHMEIDADSGRTSHPIHV from the coding sequence ATGATGCACACCGCTGTCGGGTGGCATGTCGAGCTGGAGTTCGAGGAGGACGGTCAGCACACGCGCGCGGCGGCCCTGGTCCGGTTGCCCGACGGCAGCGAGGTCCGGGGGCACGGACACGCCAGCCGCCATCACATCGACAACGACCAGCCCAGGGTCGGCGAGGAGATCGCCGGCGCCCGCGCCCTCAACCAGATCGCCATGGAACTGCTGAACAAGGCGCACATGGAGATCGACGCGGACTCGGGGCGTACCTCGCACCCGATCCACGTCTGA
- a CDS encoding serine hydrolase domain-containing protein — MEGGDVIVNGTVAEGFEPVREAFAANFALLGERGAAVAVYRDGRRVVDLWAGTRDVAGTAPWESGTAQIVRSATKGVVAAGLLLLHQRGELDLDAPVGTYWPEYKAAGKERTLVRHLLAHRAGVPVLDRPLTPAEAADPDLGAAAVAAQAPVWEPGADHGYHAQTYSWLTGELVRRVTGRPVGEWLAEEIAGPVGADLWLGLPEAEQGRVGRVGDIEAPQSAGALKLRPKRAVSAAYADPDSLTRRAFGAITPLPDENDPAYRAAALPASNGIATADGLARVYASLIGEVDGGVRLFTPGTMELARAEQSAGPDRVLVVGTRFGLGPMLHGSASPLLSPGSFGHPGRGGALGFADPESGIAFGYVTNGFRKSVTADPRAQALVRALKVALGALGA, encoded by the coding sequence ATGGAGGGCGGGGACGTGATCGTGAACGGCACGGTGGCCGAGGGCTTCGAGCCGGTCAGGGAGGCGTTCGCAGCGAACTTCGCCCTGCTCGGGGAGCGCGGCGCGGCGGTCGCCGTGTACCGCGACGGACGGCGGGTGGTCGACCTGTGGGCGGGCACCAGGGACGTGGCCGGTACGGCTCCCTGGGAGTCCGGCACCGCCCAGATCGTGCGCTCGGCCACCAAGGGCGTCGTCGCCGCCGGGCTTCTGCTGCTGCACCAGCGCGGGGAGCTGGACCTGGACGCGCCGGTCGGCACGTACTGGCCCGAGTACAAGGCGGCGGGCAAGGAGCGCACCCTCGTACGCCATCTGCTCGCGCACCGCGCGGGCGTGCCCGTCCTGGACCGTCCGCTGACCCCGGCCGAGGCCGCCGACCCGGACCTCGGCGCGGCGGCCGTCGCGGCCCAGGCCCCGGTGTGGGAGCCGGGCGCGGACCACGGGTACCACGCGCAGACGTACAGCTGGCTCACCGGGGAACTGGTCCGGCGGGTCACCGGGCGCCCGGTGGGCGAGTGGCTGGCCGAGGAGATCGCCGGGCCGGTGGGCGCCGACCTGTGGCTCGGGCTGCCCGAGGCCGAGCAGGGCCGGGTCGGGCGCGTGGGGGACATCGAGGCGCCGCAGTCGGCGGGCGCGCTGAAGCTGCGCCCCAAGCGCGCGGTGTCCGCGGCCTACGCCGACCCGGACTCGCTCACCCGCCGCGCCTTCGGCGCGATCACCCCGCTCCCGGACGAGAACGACCCCGCCTACCGCGCCGCCGCCCTGCCCGCCTCCAACGGCATCGCGACGGCCGACGGACTGGCCCGCGTCTACGCGTCGCTGATCGGCGAAGTGGACGGCGGGGTACGGCTGTTCACGCCCGGGACGATGGAGCTGGCCCGCGCGGAGCAGTCGGCGGGCCCCGACCGGGTCCTCGTGGTCGGCACCCGCTTCGGCCTCGGGCCCATGCTGCACGGCAGCGCGTCCCCGCTCCTGTCCCCCGGCTCCTTCGGGCACCCGGGCCGCGGTGGCGCCCTCGGGTTCGCCGACCCGGAGTCGGGCATCGCGTTCGGCTATGTCACCAACGGCTTCCGCAAGAGCGTGACGGCGGACCCGAGGGCGCAGGCGCTGGTACGGGCGCTGAAGGTGGCGCTGGGGGCGCTGGGAGCGTGA
- a CDS encoding energy-coupling factor ABC transporter ATP-binding protein, which produces MDPVSTTSTTGTTTASLEVSGLAFAYPDGHQALFGVDFTIGRGERVALLGPNGAGKTTLVLHLNGILGGGAGAVTVAGLPVGKRHMAAIRQKVGIVFQDPDDQLFMPTVREDVAFGPAAAGIKGAALEERVRGALDRVGMGDFADRPPHHLSFGQRRRVAVATVLAMEPEILVLDEPSSNLDPASRRELADILRSLDVTVLMVTHDLPYALELCPRSLILSDGVIAADGPTADLLGDEELMRAHRLELPFGFDPRAAGPRVAQQTRVTKASKTDA; this is translated from the coding sequence ATGGACCCTGTGAGTACGACCAGTACGACCGGTACGACCACCGCCTCGCTGGAGGTCTCCGGTCTCGCCTTCGCCTACCCCGACGGCCATCAGGCCCTGTTCGGCGTCGACTTCACCATCGGGCGCGGCGAACGGGTCGCGTTGCTCGGCCCCAACGGCGCCGGCAAGACCACCCTGGTGCTGCACCTCAACGGCATCCTCGGCGGCGGCGCCGGAGCGGTCACCGTGGCCGGACTGCCCGTCGGCAAGCGGCACATGGCGGCGATCCGGCAGAAGGTCGGCATCGTCTTCCAGGACCCGGACGACCAGTTGTTCATGCCGACGGTGCGCGAGGACGTGGCGTTCGGCCCGGCGGCGGCCGGGATCAAGGGCGCCGCCCTGGAGGAGCGCGTACGGGGCGCCCTGGACCGGGTCGGCATGGGGGACTTCGCGGACCGGCCGCCGCACCACCTCTCCTTCGGGCAGCGGCGACGCGTCGCGGTGGCCACCGTGCTGGCGATGGAGCCGGAGATCCTGGTCCTGGACGAGCCGTCCTCCAACCTCGATCCGGCGTCCCGCCGCGAGCTGGCCGACATCCTGCGCTCGCTGGACGTCACGGTCCTGATGGTCACGCACGACCTGCCGTACGCCCTGGAGCTGTGCCCGCGCTCGCTGATCCTCAGCGACGGCGTGATCGCGGCCGACGGACCGACGGCGGACCTGCTGGGCGACGAGGAGCTGATGCGGGCGCACCGCCTGGAACTGCCGTTCGGCTTCGACCCGCGCGCGGCAGGCCCCCGGGTGGCACAGCAAACGCGGGTGACAAAGGCATCAAAAACGGACGCCTGA
- the cbiQ gene encoding cobalt ECF transporter T component CbiQ, with protein sequence MGAGHAHRLYRHADSPVHTLPPHTKLAAAFLFVLVVVSTPREAVWAFAVYAVLLAAVARGARVPAGFLLRRLLIEVPFVAFAVLMPFVAEGARVHVLGLSLSVDGLWGAWNVLAKGTLGVAASVLLAATTELRQLLLGLERLKLPPLLVQIASFMIRYGDVITDEMRRMRIARASRGFEARGVRHWGVLAKSAGALFIRSYERGERVHLAMVSRGYAGSMPVIDDVTASPAQWRRALALPCSALVVCLLGWTL encoded by the coding sequence ATGGGTGCGGGCCACGCCCATCGCCTCTACCGGCACGCGGACTCGCCCGTGCACACGCTCCCGCCGCACACCAAGCTCGCGGCCGCCTTCCTCTTCGTGCTGGTCGTGGTCTCGACCCCGCGCGAGGCGGTGTGGGCGTTCGCGGTGTACGCCGTACTGCTCGCGGCCGTGGCGCGCGGCGCCCGGGTGCCCGCCGGGTTCCTGCTGCGGCGGCTGCTGATCGAGGTGCCCTTCGTGGCGTTCGCGGTGCTGATGCCGTTCGTCGCGGAGGGCGCGCGGGTGCACGTCCTCGGCCTCTCGCTGAGCGTCGACGGGCTGTGGGGCGCCTGGAACGTGCTCGCCAAGGGCACCCTCGGCGTCGCCGCCTCCGTGCTCCTCGCGGCCACCACCGAACTGCGCCAACTCCTGCTGGGGCTCGAACGGCTGAAGCTGCCGCCGCTGCTGGTGCAGATCGCCTCCTTCATGATCCGCTACGGCGACGTCATCACCGACGAGATGCGCCGGATGCGGATCGCCCGCGCCTCCCGGGGCTTCGAGGCACGGGGCGTACGGCACTGGGGGGTGCTCGCCAAGTCCGCCGGCGCGCTGTTCATCCGCTCCTACGAGCGCGGGGAGCGCGTGCATCTGGCCATGGTGAGCCGGGGGTACGCCGGTTCGATGCCGGTCATCGACGACGTGACCGCGTCCCCGGCGCAGTGGCGCCGCGCCCTCGCGCTCCCCTGCTCGGCCCTCGTCGTCTGCCTGTTGGGATGGACCCTGTGA
- a CDS encoding energy-coupling factor ABC transporter permease — MHVPDGFIDAPTSAVTGVVAAGALAVSLRGARRELDEKTAPLAGLVAAFIFAVQMLNFPVAAGTSGHLLGGALAAILVGPYTGVLCVSVVLLMQGVLFADGGLTALGVNITDMALVTTVVSYAVFRGLLAVLPRGRRSVTVASFVAALVSVPAAACAFTLIYAAGGTTDVSIGKVATAMIGVHVLIGVGEAVITALTVGAVIAVRPDLVHGARGLRQRLRLRVDGELVDAPASPVTPATAPASRRKVWVTGLVASLVLAGFVSFYASANPDGLEKVAHDKGIDTKAKEHASAGSPLADYGVKDVSDARLSGGLAGVIGVGVTVVAGSAVFWAVRRRRDTDVSPVGHGL; from the coding sequence GTGCATGTACCTGACGGATTCATCGACGCCCCCACCTCCGCCGTCACCGGAGTGGTCGCCGCCGGCGCCCTCGCGGTGAGCCTGCGCGGTGCCCGACGGGAACTGGACGAGAAGACCGCGCCGCTGGCCGGTCTCGTGGCCGCGTTCATCTTCGCCGTGCAGATGCTGAACTTCCCGGTCGCGGCCGGCACCAGCGGCCATCTGCTGGGCGGGGCGCTGGCCGCGATACTCGTCGGTCCCTACACCGGTGTGCTCTGTGTGTCCGTGGTGCTGCTGATGCAGGGCGTGCTGTTCGCGGACGGCGGCCTGACCGCGCTCGGCGTCAACATCACGGACATGGCGCTGGTCACCACCGTGGTGTCGTACGCCGTCTTCCGGGGCCTGCTCGCCGTGCTGCCCCGGGGGCGCCGCTCGGTGACCGTGGCCTCCTTCGTCGCCGCGCTCGTCTCGGTGCCGGCCGCGGCCTGCGCCTTCACCCTGATCTACGCGGCCGGCGGCACCACCGACGTCTCGATCGGCAAGGTCGCCACCGCGATGATCGGCGTCCATGTGCTGATCGGTGTCGGCGAGGCGGTCATCACCGCGCTGACGGTCGGCGCCGTGATCGCCGTGCGCCCGGACCTGGTGCACGGCGCGCGCGGGCTGCGGCAGCGGCTCCGGCTGCGGGTGGACGGCGAGCTGGTGGACGCGCCCGCCTCGCCCGTCACCCCCGCGACGGCGCCCGCCTCGCGGCGCAAGGTGTGGGTGACCGGCCTCGTCGCCTCCCTCGTCCTCGCCGGCTTCGTCAGTTTCTACGCCTCCGCGAACCCCGACGGCCTGGAGAAGGTCGCGCACGACAAGGGGATCGACACCAAGGCGAAGGAGCACGCCTCGGCCGGTTCCCCGCTGGCCGACTACGGCGTCAAGGACGTCTCCGACGCGCGCCTGTCCGGCGGGCTCGCGGGCGTGATCGGGGTCGGGGTCACGGTCGTCGCGGGCAGCGCGGTGTTCTGGGCGGTGCGCAGGCGCCGCGACACGGACGTCTCGCCCGTCGGCCACGGCCTCTGA
- a CDS encoding SsgA family sporulation/cell division regulator: MSVIEQYARAHVVTDDEDPGAVPVRLRYDPEGDPRSVRIDLPGAHEWTFSRSLLERGLRAPAESGSVRVWPCGRVQAVVEFHSDHGVDVLQFDSKALIRFLRRTYTAVPVHS; encoded by the coding sequence ATGTCTGTGATCGAGCAGTACGCGCGCGCCCATGTCGTCACGGATGACGAGGACCCGGGCGCCGTCCCGGTCCGGCTGCGGTACGACCCCGAGGGCGATCCGCGCTCGGTCCGGATCGATCTGCCCGGCGCCCATGAGTGGACCTTCTCCCGGTCCCTGCTGGAGCGCGGGCTGCGGGCGCCGGCCGAGAGCGGCTCCGTACGGGTGTGGCCGTGCGGCCGGGTCCAGGCGGTCGTGGAGTTCCACTCCGACCACGGGGTCGATGTGCTCCAGTTCGACTCCAAGGCGCTGATCCGCTTCCTGCGCCGGACCTACACGGCCGTGCCCGTGCACAGCTGA